Proteins from one Bradyrhizobium amphicarpaeae genomic window:
- a CDS encoding DUF2336 domain-containing protein, translating into MRSRSAKTSENLLEELQTALSHGTVARRVETLRRVTDLFVGNAVDYSDDHIRVFDDVFQCLIEQIETSARALLADRLAPIAAAPPKIIRTLALDEVIEVSGPVLSRSERLDETTLIEIARTRGQAHLKAISLRRVLSEALTDVLVTRGNEDVVQSTISNPGAQLSEGSLTDLVSRAERDDDLATCIGLRPDLPRHHYLKLIAKASLSVRRKLEAAHPELVNEVSSVVQEVAQRVRAAAMTKQTEMARALVKSLHEDGRLNEFQVTAFAEQGKFDETNAGLAALAGVAVETAETMMIESRTEGVMVLAKVAGMSWPSVRAIIAMREKLSGGSQTDMLTLRDAYEALRSSTAQQVLRFHRMQLGATPVA; encoded by the coding sequence ATGAGATCCAGATCCGCAAAGACATCCGAGAATTTGCTCGAGGAACTGCAGACCGCGCTGTCGCACGGCACCGTCGCGCGCCGGGTCGAGACGCTGCGCCGCGTCACCGATCTGTTCGTGGGCAACGCGGTGGACTATTCCGACGACCACATCCGCGTGTTCGACGACGTATTCCAGTGCCTGATCGAGCAGATCGAGACCTCGGCCAGGGCGCTGCTCGCCGACCGCCTCGCGCCGATCGCGGCCGCGCCGCCGAAAATCATCCGCACGCTCGCGCTCGACGAGGTCATCGAAGTCTCCGGCCCCGTGCTGTCGAGATCGGAACGGCTGGACGAGACCACCTTGATCGAGATCGCGCGCACGCGAGGCCAGGCGCATCTCAAGGCGATCTCGCTGCGGCGGGTGCTGTCGGAAGCGCTGACCGACGTGCTGGTAACGCGCGGCAACGAGGACGTGGTGCAGTCGACCATCAGCAATCCGGGCGCGCAGCTTTCCGAGGGAAGCCTCACCGACCTCGTCAGCCGCGCCGAACGCGACGATGACCTCGCCACCTGCATTGGGTTGAGGCCCGATCTGCCGCGCCATCACTATCTGAAGCTGATCGCGAAGGCGTCCCTGAGCGTGCGCCGCAAGCTCGAGGCCGCGCATCCGGAGCTCGTGAACGAGGTGTCGAGCGTGGTCCAGGAAGTGGCTCAGCGGGTCCGCGCCGCCGCCATGACCAAGCAGACCGAGATGGCGCGCGCGCTGGTGAAGTCGCTGCACGAGGACGGCCGTCTCAACGAATTCCAGGTCACCGCTTTCGCCGAGCAGGGCAAATTCGACGAAACCAATGCGGGGCTCGCGGCGCTCGCGGGCGTCGCGGTCGAGACTGCCGAGACCATGATGATCGAAAGCCGCACCGAGGGCGTGATGGTCCTCGCCAAGGTCGCGGGCATGTCCTGGCCCAGCGTGCGCGCCATCATCGCCATGCGCGAGAAGCTCTCCGGCGGCTCGCAGACCGACATGCTGACGCTGCGCGACGCCTACGAGGCCCTGCGCAGCTCGACCGCGCAGCAGGTGCTGCGCTTCCACCGCATGCAGCTGGGTGCAACGCCGGTAGCGTGA
- a CDS encoding GGDEF domain-containing protein, giving the protein MSTAATSFPERNAAEVADLVLSPEVAAPEVLARRARQRRQMYIGQVASYSLGASVLLLYAYAGAVAMAVPSLFWLGGLLIIGTFTVLSEAGFGDRFEDHYLTVFQISAHMALQLVFLLAVPTVGVTFIAVLFLIFAFGTLRMTSRQAMLTWGLATGGLALVFLGSDLPIGLPVATRLERTASMLCFVLVIGQCAFLGLFGATLRKILYRRSIELKAAYQRIEELAELDELTGSYNRRCIMRLLDAEIEKSRQASTPCAIALIDLDWFKRINDAHGHPVGDEVLRTFAITMFANIRPADCFGRYGGEEFLLLLPDTSGDAAQRMLERLRCIVADLDWSAFSLNMHLTISAGVVTLRDVDTADTFLARADRALYSAKAQGRNRIATS; this is encoded by the coding sequence ATGAGCACGGCCGCGACGTCCTTTCCCGAGAGGAATGCCGCTGAGGTCGCGGATCTCGTGCTCTCGCCCGAGGTGGCGGCCCCCGAAGTGCTGGCGCGCCGGGCCCGGCAGCGCCGCCAGATGTATATCGGCCAGGTGGCGAGCTATTCGCTGGGCGCCTCGGTCCTGTTGCTCTACGCCTATGCCGGCGCGGTCGCCATGGCCGTTCCGTCGCTGTTCTGGCTCGGCGGCCTCCTGATTATCGGTACGTTCACCGTGCTGTCGGAAGCCGGCTTCGGCGACCGGTTCGAGGATCATTACCTCACCGTCTTTCAGATCTCGGCGCATATGGCGCTGCAGCTGGTGTTCCTGCTCGCCGTGCCCACGGTCGGGGTCACGTTCATCGCCGTGCTGTTTCTGATTTTCGCGTTCGGCACGCTGCGGATGACCTCGCGCCAGGCGATGCTTACCTGGGGCCTTGCCACCGGCGGGCTCGCCCTGGTCTTCCTGGGCTCGGACCTGCCGATCGGACTTCCGGTTGCGACCCGCCTCGAGCGAACCGCCTCGATGCTCTGCTTCGTGCTGGTAATCGGCCAGTGCGCCTTCCTCGGCCTGTTCGGCGCCACCCTGCGCAAGATCCTCTACCGGCGCAGCATCGAGCTGAAGGCCGCCTATCAGCGCATCGAGGAATTGGCCGAGCTCGACGAACTCACCGGTTCCTACAACCGCCGCTGCATCATGCGGCTTCTCGACGCCGAGATCGAAAAGTCGCGGCAGGCATCGACGCCATGCGCGATCGCGCTGATCGATCTCGACTGGTTCAAGCGCATCAACGACGCCCATGGCCACCCCGTCGGGGACGAGGTGCTGCGCACCTTCGCGATCACCATGTTCGCCAACATCCGTCCGGCCGATTGCTTCGGCCGCTATGGCGGCGAGGAATTCCTGCTGCTGCTGCCGGACACCTCGGGTGACGCCGCACAGCGCATGCTCGAGCGCTTGCGCTGCATCGTCGCCGATCTCGACTGGAGCGCATTCTCCCTGAATATGCACCTGACCATTTCCGCGGGCGTCGTGACGCTGCGCGACGTCGATACTGCCGACACGTTTCTCGCGCGCGCCGATCGCGCGCTCTATTCCGCCAAGGCGCAAGGGCGCAACCGCATTGCAACGAGCTGA
- a CDS encoding sigma-70 family RNA polymerase sigma factor, protein MSVTQAASDEVLIARIAQGDRLAMQVLYGRHHVRVYRFGLRLVRDEQAAEDLISEVFLDVWRQAGKFEGRSAVSTWLLAITRFKALSALRRRKDFELDEDAANAIEDTSDNPETAVQKKDTSAALRECLTGLSPDHREIVDLVYYHEKSVEEVAEIVGIPENTVKTRLFYARKKLAELLKAAGVERGWP, encoded by the coding sequence TTGAGCGTGACACAGGCGGCTTCGGACGAGGTCCTGATCGCCAGGATCGCTCAAGGTGACCGGCTCGCCATGCAGGTGCTGTACGGGCGGCACCATGTCAGGGTGTATCGTTTCGGGCTAAGGCTCGTGCGGGACGAGCAGGCGGCGGAAGACCTCATCAGCGAGGTGTTTCTCGACGTTTGGCGTCAAGCCGGCAAGTTCGAGGGCCGATCCGCCGTTTCTACCTGGCTGCTGGCAATCACCCGCTTCAAGGCCCTGTCTGCGCTCCGGCGCAGGAAGGATTTTGAACTGGACGAAGACGCCGCCAACGCGATCGAGGATACGTCCGACAATCCGGAAACGGCGGTGCAGAAGAAGGATACCAGTGCTGCGTTGCGGGAGTGTCTGACGGGCCTCTCGCCGGACCACCGGGAAATCGTCGATCTCGTCTACTACCACGAGAAGTCCGTGGAAGAGGTGGCCGAAATCGTCGGGATACCGGAGAACACCGTGAAGACGCGCTTGTTCTATGCGCGCAAGAAATTGGCCGAACTGCTGAAGGCAGCCGGCGTTGAGCGAGGCTGGCCATGA